From Aegilops tauschii subsp. strangulata cultivar AL8/78 chromosome 5, Aet v6.0, whole genome shotgun sequence:
GCGAGATTCTCCTTTGCGAGCTTCAGGCGCGAGAACACCGTCTCGAACGGCGACAGAGGGACCGTGTCCCCGAGCACGACGCGGATGGTGTTGAGGCGTTTGTCGATGTCGTGAAGGAACTGAGTGGTGAGATCCACCTCAGTGACGGCGTGCTCGATGTCGGCCAGGCCGGCGGTGAGAAGCTTCATGCGGCGGGCATACTCGGCGACGGAGAGATCCCCCTGCTTGAGGTTGCGGTATTGCCGGTTCAACATCATGTACCGCGCCGCGCGGTTCGCCCGGAAGTAGTCGCGAATGCGATGCCAGAGATCGTAGGTGGTGGTGGCCCCGACGACGTGATTGACGAGGTTGTCGGCGAGGGTGGACTAGATCCAAAGCACAAGGTGGGCGTCGAGCTCGCGCTGGAAGGCGGTGGCGTTGGGGGGAAGGGGTTGTTCGATGAACTGAGTGACGCCATAGCGGATCAGAACAAGGAGGAAGGACTTCCACTTGTGGTAGTTGTGATCGTTGGGGTTGAGAAGAAATTTGATGTGGTTCTGGATGCTGTTGCGAAAAATGGGGTGGGGGGAAGGAGCGGCGGCGAAGGAGAGCGGCGGCGCCGTGGAGGGGGGGAAGAGGGGGGTGAACTGAGAGCCAAGCGATGGGGATGAGCCACTGTGGGAAGAGGGAGTGGTGCCGAAGATGAAGGGAGAGGAAGTGCCGGCGGTGGTGCCGGCGCCAGTGGATGAGCTGGAGAGAGTCCCCGGCGAGGTGGCCGAGCTGGTGGCCGGAGAAATGGCGGAGGCGGTCGAGTGCTCGGCCATGGGGGGTCACCTGGAGTCTGATACCAAGTAGAATGATTAATTGTCTCTGTGCATTCATTCACCCACACCGAGTACAAGATATACACACACTGAAGCGCTTACAAGGAGCCCGATGGAAGTGGCACGCAGGCCTGGGCATGCTCCATGATCCTATAAACTAGGAGTACAAGTACACATACATACACAGGTACAATACACATTAACACTATCTATCTGGAAAAGATAGAAAGAATAATTAACCTGAGGTAGCAAAAGCAACTTCCTTTTGCATCTAGTTGTATCATGCAGTATACCATAACCATTCATGATTTGAGAATTGGACACCAGAAAAAACACAGGCCAAACACCTCATTCCAAATAAGAACACATTGGACAGGCCGACAGGTAATCGAACTCTCATATTGATCAGTAAAGTACAGGTCGACCTCCAGTAATTTGACTAATTTCTCTATGGTTTCATCTATCTCCTGCTTCTCTATATACAGGATACGGCACAACAAAAGAACTTCCCAGTCCACTGAACGAAGCATACATATACAACATTGTTCCGATAACGTCTGTTCTGTACACTCCACCTTGGTGCAAAGCCTCGTTCTACACCATCATGTTCATGTAGCCTGACAGTCAAGACGACGACAACAAAGCATTTCTCATAATCTCATCGTACAAGCACATCTCGAGACTGTTGTTGCCATATGTCGCATCGTTCTTGCTCGACCTGCAAAGACCACACGCTTGTCAGTTGATATATCTACAGAATACATCATAAAAGACAGATGAGAAGTGTTAATACAAATAATAATTCAACTTCAAATCTTCTACACCTAGGCTTGCAAGGGGGCAAGTAGAATACCTTGAATGGTTTATCAATCCACTGGAAAGCACAGCCGCGAGCCTCGACGACTTTGAGCATATGCGGAGGCATCATAGATCTGAACGCTGCGTGAAGCTTCACCCTTGTCAAACCACCAGAGACCATAAGAGCAGCCATCAAGCCATTAGGTGTAATACCCGCCAAGTGTACAATCGTCATGTTCTGAAGCCCACATATGCTAGAGAGGGACAGGAGTCCAATGTCGGTGACCGAACAGTATGACAAGTTTATCTGTATGATGCAGCAATGTTAAATTATGTGCAAGGTATCTCAAGTTTTTTTCTCTCAAAAATAATAAAATAACAGAAAAGGTCATACCTGACGGAGGCTATGAGAGAACTGGGAAAGAAAAAGCATCCCCACATCATTGATCGCAAAGCATTTCTTGACATCAAGCTCGGCAAGTAGCCTGCATCCTATTGCTATTTCTGAGAGCCCAGCAGATGAAACACTGGGGCAACCACGGATCTCCAGTGTGTTCAGCTTTGCACATTTTGAGAGCGACGCCAACGAAACATCTGTTATTTCTGTACAGTAGGACAGGTTGATAGACTCTAGCATTGGACAACCTTGAGCAATTTGAGTAACCCCCTCATCACTAATACCCCCAGACCTATACAAATCAATATCTCGGAGTTCTGGACAAGACTTCCCAATGTGGATAAGGCCTTCATCACTTATCCTCATGCATATTCCAATTTTTAAGACTGACAGTTTGCTGCATCCAGACAGAGCTTTCAAGCCTGCACGGGAAAGATCTCATCACTGTTAACTTTTTGTAGTCGCTGTTGCGAGAAACAGTTAATTCCGCGTCCATTTACCAAAAATAATAGTAAGAAATTTGAGTTTCAGTACAAACCTTCATCATCCAAATCACTGTCTGTGATATCCAACTCTTCCAAATGGCAACAGCGCTTCCCAATCAGTCGGAGCCCTTCACTAGAAAAATGACTACAGGATTCCATTCTTAGAGAGATGAGGGATGGGCATGAGCTAGTGATGGCAGCTAATGAAACATCAGTGATATTGCGATTGCAAGTAATGTCCAGCTTCAGCAAATTCTTTAGTCTTGACACAACGAAAGACAGATCAGTATCTGTCACTCCTGAGCACTTGCTCAGGCTCAACTCTCTTAAAGAGACACAAGAAATTCCAATGTATTTTAGTCCATCAGCCATGATCTTGCAGCCTTCCAATTTCAGGGTCTGCAATCTAGGAAGCATTTGGAAGCATTTTCCCAAAGATGGAGTAACCTGCCAAAAAGAAGAATGTAAGACAAACTAGAGAAGGTCAAGTTATGCCCAGATGATGGTACTACAATTAGATACTTACATTACAGCAGTACGACAGATTCAATTCCAAGAGATTTGGCACTGCCTTCACAACTGATGAAACTCCCGTATGAGTGACATTCCGACAGGTTAACAAATCGAGCACCTGCAAGAGTAGAAGTGTTATTTTCAAGTTTATTGGCCACGATACTTGGGAAACTTTGTTGAGTGCCTACACATGTTCTAATGTAACTACTTGTTTCACATCGACATGTATGGACGTGCCAAACATGCTATATTAAAATAGCGACATTAACCATATAAACCTACACAAAGAGTTGATGAGCCTAATAGTGATCAAATGAAGGTGACATGACACACACAACACTAACACATGAAACAAAATGGTCTAGTTTGATGATTACCCGTAGTGATTTGCTGCATTCATTCTCAAGACCACCAAGGGCATCATCATCTATTCCAACACATCCCGCCAGTGCTAACACCTCAAGATTGGGTAGCTTCATGATGGCTGGAAGGCAGTCTTTGGAGATCTGCAATGCAATATAAGTATTTATTAGTCCAATGCGTTTGTCTATTTGGCACCTCAACAGAAAGTAGCCAATTACTGATTCCCATCCTCAAAAGGTATTTTTTTACTGCAGTAGTCCAATTCTTTGACAGAAaaaaacaagaaaagtaattccACTGCGATAGTCCAATTCCATGAGCATTTCTTGCAGAAGAAAATATAAACAGAGTTGCTAAAAACATCAAACCGTTGTGCTAGTATCTCCTACAAAGATCGAAAGGGAAAACAGCCAAGCCGTATGGAGAAATTCACGTGAGAGACATGTACATCTAAACTTTCCAAGAAAGCACCAAAATCAACTCTCTTTTTTTCATTAATTAAAGTGTTTCTGGAATCAAGAAACGCATGAACGGGGAACCCGAAGCCATAACTCCCTTCATCCAAGAAATGGAACAGGACGTGATGGAtagagatcaagaagaagcatgGCTCACCATGGTGTAGGAAAGATTCAGGGTCCTGAGTTTCTTGCACTTGAGGGCGAGGAGCTGGACCCCCAAATccgtgatcccgaggcaccagtTGAGCGTGAGCTCCCGCAGGTCCGGGCACCCGACGGCGATGCAGCCGAGCCCCATGTCCGTCATGGGCTTGCAGCGCGAAAGGCAGAGCCTCTGCAGGCCCCGCGCCCGGGCCAACTCCGCGGCCGCCGCGTCCCCGAGGTCGACCCCATTGGAGAGGTCGAGGTCAGCGAGGCCGGGGCaggcggcgacgagcgcggcgAGGCCGGGCGCCCCGAAGCCGCGGGAGCGGGAGAGGTCGACGGCGCGGAGGGAAGGCATGGGCGCGGAGGAGAGAGCGGCGAGGGCCGCGCCGGGGACGCGCGGGCAGAGGGTGAGGTCCAGGCGGACGGCGGTGGGGTAGCGGGCGAGCGCGGCGCGGAGGAGGTCGGCGCGGTACGGGCGGAGCACGCGGCGGTGGCGCGACTCGGCGGCGTGGCAGGCGCGGGAGGCGAGCGCGAAGGACTTGAGCGCGCGCGGATCGGCGGCCGCCACCCGGTCCAGGACCAAGAAAAGAAGCTCGTCGGCCAGCGAGTCGATCGGCGCGACCGCAACCGGAACCGCGGCAGAGCAGACGCGTCGGCGCTTGTGGAGGTGGCCGTGGATCGCCGTGGCCATGACGGGCGAGGCAGGTTGGCAGTTGGTTGTCCGCTGCGACACCAAGaacggacggagggagtagcaatgGCTGGCCACGGCCTACTCACACGCAACaatcaagaaggaggagagggaAAAAGCAAGGAAGGGGCAAAATGACGAGACTGCCCCTGCGTCGCCTTATCACGGCCCCCGCGAGACGCCCCACCTGCGTTTCCCTATCTGCCCCCGCGTGCTAGAGCGCGAGGGGAGTACGGCGCGCGCGACGACCGGGGGTGGCATGGTCATTGCGCGGCGGGGAAAGGACTGTACGGAGGAGGTACAGGCGGGGGCAGGGGTGGAATAACCGAAAAGATGGCGGGGAAAGCGAGGTGAGAGCCTGAGAGGGAGAGCGGGGAGGGTACGATGCGGGGGAGGGACGGAACGGAACGGATCGTACAGCCGGACGGGTACGATGCCCCGCCGCTACGCGCACCGGCCTCGGCCCTTACCCGCGTCTTCGAACCTCATGGTGACGTGTGGGTCCGGGAGGGGGTGGTGAAGGGTGAGGAGGGAAGGTGGTGAGAAAGGGGGAGGCGGATTTTTTTCATTTGACTGGCCCCGTACTACCCGGGGACGGCACGCACTGGGGAACTGCGTGGAGTTGCTTCCAAGGCAGAGAGAGCACTCCGGTTATCACTGCAtagaatatttcttttataagcTTTTTTTGTGAGGTGTTAGGGCATCTCCGACTGCGTCCAGCAAATCACAACGTCTGAACCAAGGTGTTCTCACGTTTTTTTTTTCATCAAATATGGTGCGGCATTAATGCTTAAAACTGAAAGTAAATCTGGAAAGGTTTGCTGGAGTCCGGACGTCCACCAGCCAAccaaaaaatcaccacatacccCCACGGTGCATGCTTCTAAAGAAAATTAGATGGATTGAGCGACGCGACATTAGCCTGGATTTAGCCCTCTTCCCTACTCTCTACTGGCTAGACCTCAGTTTGGAGCTGGTGTCGTCGATGTTTGGCGGAAAGTTCGACATAAacgtgtgcatgtgtgtgtgtgtgttttggcGGAAGCTGATCGCACTTGTCTTGGTGGTGAGGGTTTTGTCGGAAGCAAGCTGTGTGTTTTGGCCGAAGCAAGCAGTTTATGTTGCTATCTGTTCTGGCGGAAGCCCCATGAAGCATGTAGGTGTGTGTGTGTTTTAGTGGAAGCAAGCTGTGTATTTTGGCAGAAGCCGCATGAATCATGTAGGTGTATGTGTGTCTTAGCGGAAGCAAACCGTTTTATGTAGCTATCTGCTTTGGCGGAAGACGCATGGAGCATgtaattgtgtgtgtgtgttttagCGGAAGCAAGCTGTGTATTTGGCAGAAGCCGCATTAATAAATATACGTGAATAATTTTTTGAGTAAATAGAGATGGTTGGACGTGTTTGAATTGCAGCACGCCGTTGAAGATGCCCTTATAACTATTGTTATTGTTTACTGCTATGTTATAGCACTATCACCCAAAAAGATTGAAAGATGAGAAACATGTATTCTCCAAACGGCATGAAGTTGTGTATTTCTAATTCCAATTTTGAGGCCATTGTGCATCTGCTTGAAATTTTGATTCCAAATTCGAGCTCGTGGAAGTGTGAGATGAGCACATTTTTTTTACAACACAGCCGTCCTTCCAAGACCAGCCTTGATGGCTCCACTTATTTTTTAGAGTGAAAAATACTACAGGCATAAATCTCCACTTATTTATTTCCGTGGCTAGCAGGCCAATAATTACATGTTAGGTATGTGTCGATTCGAGAGCAAGACCAGCCTTGATGGCCCCATTTCCGTGCGCGCAAAAGTCAGAAAAGCACGTAACGGGAACAATAAGCTATCGATCACCCACTAGCTCGAGCATCTACAAAAGTGGTGTTTCTATGTGCTCCTACCTAAATTCGACTCGAAAAATGTACCCGTACCTAAGTTCTGTCTATTTTAGCTTGTCCTTTAGATCAAGGCTTCATACTGTGATCAATGATTTCCTTTTCTATTTCAGAGTgaatttcttttattttttggttcgcaaaaactagggtttaaaaataaaatttatttttttaacacagtacaaacACAAATACTCATACGTACACATATACACTTATCCCTATAAAAATTGGACCCTGAGGGTGGCAACTTTAGTTGGCAACTCCAAACATTTTCGATGGCAAGTCTAATTACGCGAGGGCAACTTTAGTTGGCAAAACATCATAATTTCCATGCTTCAGCTTATTTTTGACAGAAACGTACCGTGTGTAATTGAAATGTGTCATCCTTGCATGACTGAAATCGCCATCGAAAAACGTCAAGACGGAAGTGCCACATAATGTGCCACTTATTACTTGGATAAAAATTAGTGATAGACTgtttatttaaaaataataattagCAGTATAACCCCAAAAAAATTCTTGCAGACCTAATTTGAGAGAGAAACTACTGAATGCAATCACGGTAGTTCCTGTTCGAAATTATTGGGGTGGTCGCGGTCACATGCATGATGCATGGCTGGGCGGCTAGATTTCCTTTCGTACGAGTAGAAAATAGAAAAGCAAGTGTACATAATAAAGAAGAAAGATGCCCCTCCACCAGCTGATGCCCGGGCGGCGGGTGATGACGGTGGAGTGCGCGTGTGGCGACCGCCGTACCAAAAAGGACCCGTTCCGTTCTGTACTACTCCTACGTCCTCAGTACACACCTCGCCCTGATAAGCACTCTCCCAGAAGAAACGATAAGATATGATGATGGATGGGGAACAGCCGAGCCGAGCTGATCTGATCTGATCCCATCTCGCCTCCTTTTCCGTTTGGAAGGTTGCTTGATAGCCTCCCTCCCAGCCCGGCCCTTTCCTGGGAAGGCTCCATCTGCGGCTCCGCCTGCCTGCCTGGCTGGCTGTCCCTGCCTCCGCATCCGGTACCTACCTGCCGACGCGTCAGCGGGCCCACCCGTCTGTTGTCCCCATCCAGCAGTGGCACCCTCACGTCCACGCCATGTCCGTGGGTGCGGATAAGGACTGTTTTCAGGCTCCCAAAGAGATttgaaagaagaaaaaaaactactgtaCTCTTTCCGTTCAATGAAAAGTGTATCTATGAGCAACTTCAACCAGACGACCTATTTCGTTCGCTCACGTCTGTTTGAGCCGTCACGGATAAAAACGCTGGCTCAACGCGACCCATTCTCAAAAATAATCCGCTTCGCGTTCGCGCGGATCTATTCCCGGCCCAAAATTGCGCCTAAAATGCGTCGGTGCGGACGCGAAGCGGACATGCCGCGCGTACCCTCAGTGTCCGCTGCGGCCTCGCATGTCGGCCGACAAACTACCGCCCGCGGTCATATTTATGACGACCACCGACACCGGGCCCGCCTGGCAGTGTTTAGAAGGGCCACGTGCATGTCCTTTTTAATGGACGCTTGCGGCGGGGCCGGCCTCATCCACAACCCGCGTTCACATCTTGCCACCTTTGCTCCCTCGCCGGTGACCAGGAAGCCCTAGCCAGCCAGCCGCAAACCCTAGCTAGCCAGCAAGCATCCAGCCAGCCATGGGATTCTTCAACAGGAAGGGAGGGAAGAAGGGGAGGTTCAGCGCCGGAGCGAGCTCTTCCCACAGGCACCCTGCCACGTCGCCGCTGGCTAGGCGCGGCACGCCACCGCGGGAGCGGCTGTACATCCCAGTCCACCAGGCACAATAGCACTGGCAGTACCGCCAGCCCGTGCCTATCCAGATGTGAAGTTGCCGCACGGCTGGCAATTGGACCCGCAGCGCATCCCATCCCGGCGGCGCCGCAGTCCGAGCGGGCGCAGGCTGAGGAGGTTCACCGGTGGCGCAACCTCCTCATGCCGAAGCGGCGCGCCATGCGTGACTACGTGCTAGACTTCCCCAACTGGGAGCGCTTGTTTGCGCTAGAGCACGAGGAGGAGTGTCGCCTCGGCGTCCACACCAAACACGACCTTCCACCCCCGCCCCTGCGGGTAAAGCCGGAGGCGGAGTACCAAGTCGCCCTCGAGGAGGCCCTGCAGCACCcgctggaggcgagccggctcAAGGAGGACGCCCATTGGGATGGGTTGGAGCAAGCCCTAGCTTTTTCCGCGGCGGGGGATCCCGTCCAGGCGCCCCTATTcgtgccgccaccgccgccggcgccggccctCGTCGAGCCCAAGGccgagccggagccggagcgCGAGCCAACTCCGACGCGCAagcggtcgccgccgcccccactTGGCTGAAGGAGTCCTATTCATGGACCGGCCAGCTCCGCAAGTGGGTGAGCACGCCTCCCTGCTACTTCGCCTCCACGCCGAAAGAAGAGGCGGCCCACCTTGAGCACTGAAATGCGCATTGGCTCGCCGAGGAAGGGCCGGCGGCGAGCGACAGATGCGATATGAGCAGATTTGCGCCGCGACGAGGAGGCTCTGCGGcttgaggaggaggagcgcgcccACCTCGCCGCTATGCCGTCGCAGCAGCAGACGCCGGAGGAGGCTGCCCTGGTGGCCTATCAAGCCGCGTTCGGGTGGGTTGGGCCTCCCCCCGTCTTCATTGACCTCACCGGTGGCGACGACGACGACagcaagggcaagggcaaggcAGTCTACTAGGGCAGCATGCAGGCGTTTATTAGAGTTTTTTTAAATAGTTATGTTTAAATGGACTTTGGCTGGCGTTTGACCGACCATTTATGTATAATTATGCTTAATTCATCAGT
This genomic window contains:
- the LOC109735467 gene encoding F-box/LRR-repeat protein 3 translates to MATAIHGHLHKRRRVCSAAVPVAVAPIDSLADELLFLVLDRVAAADPRALKSFALASRACHAAESRHRRVLRPYRADLLRAALARYPTAVRLDLTLCPRVPGAALAALSSAPMPSLRAVDLSRSRGFGAPGLAALVAACPGLADLDLSNGVDLGDAAAAELARARGLQRLCLSRCKPMTDMGLGCIAVGCPDLRELTLNWCLGITDLGVQLLALKCKKLRTLNLSYTMISKDCLPAIMKLPNLEVLALAGCVGIDDDALGGLENECSKSLRVLDLLTCRNVTHTGVSSVVKAVPNLLELNLSYCCNVTPSLGKCFQMLPRLQTLKLEGCKIMADGLKYIGISCVSLRELSLSKCSGVTDTDLSFVVSRLKNLLKLDITCNRNITDVSLAAITSSCPSLISLRMESCSHFSSEGLRLIGKRCCHLEELDITDSDLDDEGLKALSGCSKLSVLKIGICMRISDEGLIHIGKSCPELRDIDLYRSGGISDEGVTQIAQGCPMLESINLSYCTEITDVSLASLSKCAKLNTLEIRGCPSVSSAGLSEIAIGCRLLAELDVKKCFAINDVGMLFLSQFSHSLRQINLSYCSVTDIGLLSLSSICGLQNMTIVHLAGITPNGLMAALMVSGGLTRVKLHAAFRSMMPPHMLKVVEARGCAFQWIDKPFKVEQERCDIWQQQSRDVLVR